In Myxococcus stipitatus, the following are encoded in one genomic region:
- the rpoB gene encoding DNA-directed RNA polymerase subunit beta produces the protein MPTQIQNNFRVRKTFAKIAKIIDIPNLINIQKQSYEKFLQADIAPEKREDIGLQGVFNSVFPIRDFNETSSLEFVSYHLEKPKYDVDECHQRGMTYSAPIKVVVRLVVWDKDEETGAQSIRDVKEQEVYFGEIPLMTQNGTFIINGTERVVVSQLHRSPGAFFDHDKGKSHSSGKLLYNARIIPYRGSWIDFEFDHKDLLYVRIDRRRKLPATVLIRALGAVSDTAKKNPLEFKGSTEEILNYYYATETIYLQSATDFEKSVELELLPGQRATRDIKTKTGELIVKKNRKFTRAAIKKLEAAKMKTLPIDADELFTKVSAYDVVDENTGEVILECNEEVSQDKVDELLKRNIKEFKVLFIDNLNVGPYLRETLMLDKLETPEQSIMEIYRRLRPGDPPTPETAINLFTNLFFNPERYDLSKVGRLKLNFKFGLEEPLDGQILTKRDILEVIRYLIDLKNGKGTIDDIDHLGNRRVRAVGELLENQYRIGLVRMERAIKERMSLQEIETLMPHDLINAKPVTAVIKEFFGSSQLSQFMDQTNPLSEVTHKRRLSALGPGGLTRERAGFEVRDVHPTHYGRICPIETPEGPNIGLIASLSTYARVNEFGFVETPYRKVDAGVVTTDVAFYSALEEEKHTIAQANAETDKKGKFVNALVSSRRGGEFVQARAEDVDLMDVSPNQLVSVAASLIPFLENDDANRALMGSNMQRQAVPLLRTASPLVGTGIEAIVARDSGVTCVARRDGIVESVDAGRIVVKADVPASLSDVSSEVDIYNLLKYQRSNQNTCLNQKPIISKGDKVRKGDVIADGPATETGELALGQNVVVAFMPWQGYNFEDSILISERILKDDVFTSIHIEEFECIARDTKLGKEEITRDIPNVGEEALKDLDESGIIRIGAEVKPGDVLVGKITPKGETQLSPEEKLLRAIFGEKAGDVRDSSLRVPPGVVGTVINAKVFSRKGVEKDERAKQIESMEEAKLLKDQNDEIKVLQDSAIGRIRVLVRGKEVQGKLVDDKGKILLKKGDILDDALLATVPYKYWGEISVGDPLDSRVRDILRNLEETKEAVKLAFGEKIARIKKGDELPPGVIKMVKVYVAIKRKLAVGDKMAGRHGNKGVVSRILPEEDMPYLEDGRPVDIVLNPLGVPSRMNIGQILETHLGWAAKGTGEALQRYVEDNWSADAIKERLKVIYGEDTAFHAFLDKLDEEEIKQLCRRSKKGIHVATPVFDGAHETEIHSLLDEGKLPRTGQMVLFDGRTGEPFDQNVTVGVMYMLKLHHLVDEKIHARSIGPYSLVTQQPLGGKAQFGGQRLGEMEVWAMEAYGAAYTLQEFLTVKSDDVVGRTRMYEAIVKGDNVLESGLPESFNVLLKELQSLALDVELLESAPPERQRSFGGDFLGGGDGEDRKTGTEA, from the coding sequence ATGCCGACGCAGATCCAGAACAATTTCCGCGTGCGGAAGACCTTCGCGAAGATCGCGAAGATCATCGACATTCCTAATCTTATCAACATCCAGAAGCAGTCCTACGAGAAGTTCCTCCAGGCCGATATCGCCCCGGAGAAGCGTGAGGACATCGGCCTTCAGGGTGTCTTCAACTCGGTGTTCCCGATTCGGGATTTCAACGAGACCTCGTCCCTGGAGTTCGTCAGCTACCATCTGGAGAAGCCCAAGTACGACGTCGATGAGTGCCACCAGCGTGGCATGACCTACAGCGCCCCCATCAAGGTGGTGGTGCGCCTGGTGGTGTGGGACAAGGACGAGGAGACCGGCGCCCAGTCCATTCGCGACGTGAAGGAGCAGGAGGTCTACTTCGGGGAAATCCCGTTGATGACCCAGAACGGCACGTTCATCATCAACGGAACGGAGCGCGTGGTCGTCAGCCAGCTGCACCGCAGCCCGGGTGCCTTCTTCGACCACGACAAGGGCAAGAGCCACTCGTCTGGCAAGCTGCTCTACAACGCCCGCATCATTCCCTACCGCGGTTCGTGGATCGACTTCGAGTTCGACCACAAGGACCTGCTGTACGTGCGCATCGACCGGCGTCGCAAGTTGCCCGCCACGGTGCTCATCCGCGCCCTGGGCGCCGTCAGCGACACCGCGAAGAAGAACCCGCTGGAGTTCAAGGGCTCCACCGAGGAGATCCTCAACTACTACTACGCTACGGAGACCATCTATCTCCAGAGCGCGACGGACTTCGAGAAGAGCGTCGAGCTGGAGCTGCTCCCGGGCCAGCGCGCCACCCGCGATATCAAGACGAAGACGGGTGAGCTGATCGTCAAGAAGAACCGCAAGTTCACCCGCGCCGCCATCAAGAAGCTTGAAGCGGCGAAGATGAAGACGCTCCCCATCGACGCGGACGAGCTCTTCACGAAGGTGTCCGCCTACGACGTGGTGGACGAGAACACGGGCGAGGTCATCCTCGAGTGCAACGAGGAGGTCTCCCAGGACAAGGTGGACGAGCTCCTCAAGCGCAACATCAAGGAGTTCAAGGTCCTCTTCATCGACAACCTCAACGTGGGTCCGTACCTGCGTGAGACGTTGATGCTGGACAAGCTCGAGACCCCCGAGCAGTCCATCATGGAGATCTACCGCCGCCTGCGTCCTGGCGATCCGCCGACGCCGGAGACGGCCATCAACCTGTTCACCAACCTGTTCTTCAACCCCGAGCGCTACGACTTGTCCAAGGTCGGCCGCCTCAAGCTGAACTTCAAGTTCGGCCTCGAGGAGCCGCTCGACGGGCAGATCCTCACCAAGCGGGACATCCTCGAGGTGATCCGCTACCTGATCGATCTGAAGAACGGCAAGGGCACCATCGACGACATCGACCACCTCGGCAACCGTCGCGTTCGCGCGGTGGGCGAGCTGCTCGAGAACCAGTACCGCATCGGTCTGGTGCGCATGGAGCGGGCGATCAAGGAGCGCATGAGCCTCCAGGAGATCGAGACGCTCATGCCGCACGATCTCATCAACGCAAAGCCCGTCACGGCGGTCATCAAGGAGTTCTTCGGGTCCAGCCAGCTGTCGCAGTTCATGGACCAGACGAACCCGCTCTCCGAGGTCACGCACAAGCGCCGTCTGTCCGCGCTTGGGCCTGGCGGTCTGACGCGCGAGCGCGCGGGCTTCGAGGTCCGCGACGTTCACCCGACGCACTACGGCCGCATCTGCCCCATCGAGACGCCGGAAGGTCCGAACATCGGCCTCATCGCGTCGCTGTCGACCTACGCTCGCGTCAACGAGTTCGGCTTCGTCGAGACGCCGTACCGCAAGGTGGACGCGGGCGTCGTGACGACGGACGTGGCCTTCTACTCGGCGCTCGAGGAGGAGAAGCACACCATCGCCCAGGCGAACGCGGAGACGGACAAGAAGGGCAAGTTCGTCAACGCGCTCGTCTCCAGCCGCCGCGGCGGTGAGTTCGTCCAGGCTCGCGCCGAGGACGTGGACCTGATGGACGTGTCGCCGAACCAGCTGGTGTCGGTGGCCGCGTCGCTCATCCCGTTCCTCGAGAACGACGACGCGAACCGCGCCCTCATGGGCTCCAACATGCAGCGTCAGGCCGTGCCGCTCCTGCGCACCGCTTCGCCGCTGGTGGGTACGGGCATAGAGGCCATCGTCGCGCGCGACTCCGGCGTGACGTGTGTCGCGCGCCGCGACGGCATCGTGGAGAGCGTGGACGCCGGCCGCATCGTGGTGAAGGCGGACGTGCCTGCCTCGCTGAGCGACGTGTCGAGCGAGGTCGACATCTACAACCTGCTCAAGTACCAGCGCTCCAACCAGAACACCTGCCTCAACCAGAAGCCCATCATCAGCAAGGGCGACAAGGTGCGGAAGGGTGACGTCATCGCGGATGGTCCCGCGACGGAGACCGGAGAGCTGGCGCTGGGGCAGAACGTGGTCGTCGCGTTCATGCCGTGGCAGGGCTACAACTTCGAAGACTCCATCCTCATCAGCGAGCGCATCCTCAAGGACGACGTCTTCACGTCGATCCACATCGAGGAGTTCGAGTGCATCGCGCGCGACACCAAGCTGGGCAAGGAGGAGATCACCCGCGACATCCCGAACGTGGGTGAAGAGGCCCTCAAGGACCTCGATGAGAGCGGCATCATCCGCATCGGCGCCGAGGTGAAGCCCGGCGACGTGCTGGTGGGCAAGATCACTCCGAAGGGCGAGACCCAGTTGTCTCCTGAAGAGAAGCTCCTGCGAGCCATCTTCGGCGAGAAGGCCGGCGACGTGCGCGACAGCTCCCTGCGCGTGCCGCCGGGCGTGGTGGGCACCGTCATCAACGCCAAGGTGTTCAGCCGCAAGGGCGTGGAGAAGGACGAGCGCGCCAAGCAGATCGAGTCGATGGAGGAGGCGAAGCTCCTCAAGGACCAGAACGACGAGATCAAGGTCCTCCAGGACAGCGCCATCGGCCGCATCCGCGTGCTGGTTCGCGGCAAGGAGGTCCAGGGCAAGCTCGTGGACGACAAGGGGAAGATCCTCCTGAAGAAGGGGGACATCCTCGACGACGCGCTGCTGGCCACGGTGCCCTACAAGTACTGGGGTGAGATCTCCGTCGGCGACCCGCTGGACTCCCGCGTGCGCGACATCCTCCGCAACCTGGAGGAGACGAAGGAGGCCGTGAAGCTGGCCTTCGGCGAGAAGATCGCCCGCATCAAGAAGGGCGACGAGCTACCCCCGGGCGTCATCAAGATGGTGAAGGTGTACGTCGCCATCAAGCGCAAGCTGGCCGTGGGCGACAAGATGGCCGGCCGCCACGGAAACAAGGGCGTCGTGTCCCGCATCCTCCCCGAGGAGGACATGCCCTACCTGGAGGACGGCCGTCCGGTGGACATCGTCCTCAACCCGCTCGGCGTTCCCAGCCGCATGAACATCGGGCAGATCCTCGAGACGCACCTGGGCTGGGCCGCCAAGGGCACCGGTGAGGCGCTGCAGCGCTACGTGGAGGACAACTGGAGCGCGGACGCCATCAAGGAGCGCCTCAAGGTCATCTACGGCGAGGACACCGCGTTCCACGCGTTCCTCGACAAGCTGGATGAGGAGGAGATCAAGCAGCTCTGCCGCCGCTCCAAGAAGGGCATCCACGTGGCGACGCCGGTGTTCGACGGCGCGCACGAGACGGAGATCCACTCGCTGCTCGACGAGGGCAAGCTGCCTCGCACGGGTCAGATGGTGCTCTTCGACGGCCGCACGGGTGAGCCGTTCGACCAGAACGTCACCGTGGGCGTGATGTACATGCTCAAGCTGCACCACCTGGTGGACGAGAAGATCCACGCCCGGTCCATTGGTCCCTACTCGCTCGTCACCCAGCAGCCGCTGGGCGGCAAGGCGCAGTTCGGCGGTCAGCGTCTGGGAGAGATGGAAGTCTGGGCGATGGAGGCCTACGGCGCGGCGTACACGCTGCAGGAGTTCCTCACCGTCAAGTCGGACGACGTGGTGGGCCGCACGCGCATGTACGAGGCCATCGTCAAGGGCGACAACGTCCTGGAGAGCGGTCTGCCCGAGTCGTTCAACGTGCTCCTCAAGGAGCTCCAGTCGCTCGCGCTCGACGTCGAGCTGCTGGAGAGTGCCCCGCCGGAGCGGCAGCGTAGCTTCGGTGGAGACTTCCTGGGTGGCGGCGACGGCGAGGACCGGAAGACCGGGACCGAGGCCTGA
- the rplL gene encoding 50S ribosomal protein L7/L12, whose protein sequence is MADLNAIVEQLSGLTIIEAANLVKALEEKWGVSAAAVAVAAPAGGAAPAAAVEEKTEFTVVLSNAGANKINVIKEIRAITGLGLKEAKDLVEGAPKTVKEGVNKDDAKKIKDQLVAAGATVDIK, encoded by the coding sequence ATGGCTGACCTGAATGCAATCGTTGAGCAGCTCTCCGGCCTGACCATCATCGAGGCCGCCAACCTGGTGAAGGCCCTCGAGGAGAAGTGGGGCGTCTCCGCCGCCGCCGTTGCTGTCGCTGCCCCCGCGGGTGGCGCTGCTCCCGCCGCGGCTGTTGAGGAGAAGACGGAGTTCACGGTGGTGCTGTCGAACGCCGGCGCCAACAAGATCAACGTCATCAAGGAGATCCGCGCCATCACCGGCCTGGGCCTGAAGGAGGCCAAGGACCTGGTCGAGGGCGCGCCCAAGACGGTCAAGGAGGGCGTCAACAAGGACGACGCCAAGAAGATCAAGGACCAGCTCGTTGCCGCTGGCGCCACCGTCGACATCAAGTAA
- the rplJ gene encoding 50S ribosomal protein L10 has protein sequence MLKSEKEEMIKELHEKFSRTKSAIVAEFSKVDVETVTKLRKKFREGGVEYKVIKNTLARRAAQGTDVAVIADDFTGPVALCLSYGDVVAPAKILTEFTKDIEDKIKIRTAVVDGRKVDVNGVKQLAKLPGLNELRAQLLGMLNQPAGKLVRTIAAPGSQLARVVQAHADKAQG, from the coding sequence GTGCTGAAGAGCGAGAAGGAGGAGATGATCAAGGAGCTCCACGAGAAGTTCTCGCGGACCAAGTCGGCCATCGTCGCTGAGTTCTCCAAGGTGGACGTGGAGACGGTGACGAAGCTCCGCAAGAAGTTCCGCGAGGGCGGCGTCGAGTACAAGGTCATCAAGAACACGCTGGCGCGCCGTGCCGCGCAGGGCACGGACGTGGCTGTCATCGCTGATGACTTCACGGGTCCGGTGGCTCTGTGCCTGAGCTACGGCGACGTGGTTGCCCCGGCGAAGATCCTGACCGAGTTCACGAAGGACATCGAGGACAAGATCAAGATCCGCACCGCCGTGGTCGACGGCCGCAAGGTCGACGTCAACGGCGTCAAGCAGCTGGCGAAGCTGCCGGGTCTCAACGAGCTCCGGGCGCAGTTGCTCGGCATGCTCAACCAGCCTGCTGGCAAGCTGGTTCGGACGATTGCGGCTCCGGGTTCCCAGCTCGCGCGGGTCGTTCAGGCTCACGCGGACAAGGCGCAGGGTTAG
- the rplA gene encoding 50S ribosomal protein L1 — protein MAQNGKKFRAAAALVDREKRYSVAEGFQLLKKTVEARASKYDQTVDVAINLGVDPKHADQMVRGAVVLPNGTGATVRVAVFAKGERATEATNSGADVVGAEDLQKRIEEGFLDFDTVIATPDMMGIVGRLGKVLGPRGLMPNPKVGTVTMDVAKAIRDAKGGKVDFRVEKAGIVHAKMGKASFAADKLEGNFNALVDLVMKLKPATAKGVYLKGIAISTTMGPGIKIDTQEILARHR, from the coding sequence ATGGCTCAGAATGGGAAGAAGTTCCGTGCGGCTGCCGCGCTGGTGGACCGCGAGAAGCGCTACTCGGTTGCTGAGGGCTTTCAGCTCCTGAAGAAGACGGTGGAGGCTCGGGCGTCGAAGTACGATCAGACGGTCGACGTCGCCATCAACCTGGGTGTGGACCCGAAGCACGCGGACCAGATGGTCCGTGGCGCCGTGGTTCTCCCCAACGGTACGGGCGCCACCGTGCGCGTGGCCGTGTTCGCGAAGGGCGAGCGCGCCACCGAGGCGACCAACTCTGGCGCGGACGTCGTGGGCGCCGAGGACCTCCAGAAGCGCATCGAAGAGGGTTTCCTCGACTTCGATACCGTCATCGCCACCCCGGACATGATGGGTATCGTGGGCCGCCTCGGTAAGGTGCTCGGTCCCCGCGGCCTCATGCCGAACCCGAAGGTCGGCACGGTGACCATGGACGTGGCCAAGGCCATCCGGGACGCCAAGGGCGGTAAGGTCGACTTCCGCGTGGAGAAGGCCGGTATCGTTCACGCGAAGATGGGCAAGGCGTCCTTCGCCGCGGACAAGCTCGAGGGCAACTTCAACGCGCTGGTGGACCTGGTGATGAAGCTCAAGCCTGCGACCGCCAAGGGCGTGTACCTGAAGGGGATTGCCATCTCCACGACGATGGGCCCCGGCATCAAGATCGACACCCAGGAAATCCTGGCCCGCCACCGCTAG
- the rplK gene encoding 50S ribosomal protein L11, which yields MKKVTGQVKLQIPAGKANPAPPIGPALGQQGVNIMEFCKQFNAKTQAEAKEGLIIPVIITVYQDRSFTFILKTPPAAVLIKKAAGLHTEKKKGSGAKKPGKEKVGQITRKQLEEIAKKKIQDTTAASLEACMNTIAGTARSMGIDVVG from the coding sequence ATGAAGAAGGTCACAGGACAGGTCAAGCTGCAGATTCCCGCCGGCAAGGCGAACCCCGCTCCGCCGATCGGCCCCGCGCTCGGTCAGCAGGGCGTGAACATCATGGAGTTCTGCAAGCAGTTCAACGCGAAGACGCAGGCGGAGGCCAAGGAGGGGCTGATCATCCCGGTGATCATCACCGTCTATCAGGACCGCTCCTTCACGTTCATCCTCAAGACGCCTCCGGCGGCCGTCCTCATCAAGAAGGCGGCGGGCCTGCACACCGAGAAGAAGAAGGGCTCGGGCGCGAAGAAGCCTGGCAAGGAGAAGGTGGGGCAGATCACCCGGAAGCAGCTCGAGGAGATCGCCAAGAAGAAGATTCAGGACACCACCGCCGCGTCGCTTGAGGCCTGCATGAACACCATTGCTGGCACCGCGCGCTCCATGGGCATCGACGTCGTCGGCTAA
- the nusG gene encoding transcription termination/antitermination protein NusG has translation MAMKWYVVHTYSNFENQAKKSLEEKIRLEGLQDQFGEILIPMEQVVEMVKGEKKTSRRKFFPGYIFVQMELNDRTLHLVKNTPKITGFPGTAQNQNPLPISDQEVARLTSQISEGTLKPKPKVQFDDGDTVRVIDGPFANFNGTVEEVNAEKGRVKVLVSIFGRATPVELDFMQVEKTTG, from the coding sequence ATGGCGATGAAATGGTACGTGGTCCACACCTACTCGAACTTCGAGAATCAGGCGAAGAAGAGCCTTGAGGAGAAGATCCGCCTCGAGGGGTTGCAGGACCAGTTCGGCGAGATTCTCATCCCCATGGAGCAGGTCGTGGAGATGGTGAAGGGCGAGAAGAAGACGTCTCGTCGCAAGTTCTTCCCGGGCTACATCTTCGTGCAGATGGAGCTGAACGACCGGACGCTCCACCTGGTGAAGAACACGCCGAAGATCACGGGTTTCCCTGGGACGGCGCAGAACCAGAACCCGCTGCCCATCTCCGACCAGGAAGTGGCCCGGCTCACGTCGCAGATCTCCGAGGGCACGCTCAAGCCAAAGCCCAAGGTGCAGTTCGACGACGGCGACACGGTGCGCGTCATTGACGGGCCCTTCGCCAACTTCAACGGCACGGTGGAGGAGGTCAACGCGGAGAAGGGTCGCGTGAAGGTGCTCGTGAGCATCTTCGGTCGTGCGACGCCCGTGGAGCTCGACTTCATGCAGGTGGAGAAGACCACCGGCTAG
- the secE gene encoding preprotein translocase subunit SecE produces the protein MATASEASQQANRSAMDPKRLVVIFYLLAAIVLALFLERVFGMLWASFGWPDGVLIEGSDWKVSTVVGYVTAVGLALLGYFHPKTHVLSLEVASELMKVSWPTWPETRTSTMAVVVASVVAAVLLFCIDSVAYKLMVDWLPALWGKL, from the coding sequence ATGGCGACGGCATCAGAGGCCAGCCAGCAGGCTAACCGCTCGGCGATGGATCCGAAGCGGCTCGTGGTCATCTTCTACCTCCTCGCCGCCATTGTCCTGGCGCTGTTCCTGGAGCGTGTCTTCGGGATGCTCTGGGCCAGTTTTGGATGGCCTGACGGCGTGCTCATCGAGGGGTCGGACTGGAAGGTCTCCACCGTTGTGGGCTACGTCACCGCGGTGGGGCTCGCACTGTTGGGGTACTTCCATCCGAAGACCCACGTGCTCTCGCTGGAGGTAGCGTCCGAGCTGATGAAGGTATCCTGGCCTACCTGGCCGGAGACCCGGACGTCGACCATGGCCGTGGTCGTCGCTTCGGTTGTCGCGGCGGTGCTCCTCTTCTGCATCGACTCCGTCGCGTACAAATTGATGGTGGATTGGCTGCCCGCCCTGTGGGGGAAGCTGTAA
- the rpmG gene encoding 50S ribosomal protein L33, producing MPKGNRSIISLECTVCKERNYTTTKNKRKSQDKLELSKFCSRCRKHTDHKEGKV from the coding sequence ATGCCGAAGGGCAATCGTTCCATTATTTCGCTCGAGTGCACGGTGTGCAAGGAGCGGAACTACACGACCACGAAGAACAAGCGGAAGAGCCAGGACAAGCTCGAGCTGAGCAAGTTCTGTTCGCGCTGCCGCAAGCACACGGACCACAAGGAAGGTAAGGTCTAG
- the tuf gene encoding elongation factor Tu produces MAKEKFERNKPHVNIGTIGHVDHGKTSLTAAITKVLAKTGGATFLAYDQIDKAPEERERGITISTAHVEYQTANRHYAHVDCPGHADYVKNMITGAAQMDGAILVVSAADGPMPQTREHILLARQVGVPYIVVFLNKVDLLDDPELRELVEMEVRDLLKKYEFPGDTIPIIPGSAVKALEGDTSDIGEPAILKLMAAVDSYIPTPQRATDKPFLMPVEDVFSIAGRGTVATGRVERGKIKVGEEVEVVGLRPTQKTVVTGVEMFRKLLDEGMAGDNIGALVRGLKREDMERGQVIAKPGSITPHTKFKAQIYVLSKEEGGRHTPFFKGYRPQFYFRTTDVTGTVKLPDNVEMVMPGDNIAIEVELITPVAMEKELRFAVREGGRTVGAGVVAEVVE; encoded by the coding sequence ATGGCCAAGGAGAAGTTCGAGCGTAACAAGCCCCACGTGAACATCGGCACGATCGGACACGTGGACCACGGCAAGACGTCGCTGACGGCGGCCATCACGAAGGTGCTGGCGAAGACGGGCGGCGCCACGTTCCTGGCGTACGACCAGATCGACAAGGCGCCGGAAGAGCGCGAGCGCGGCATTACGATCTCGACGGCGCACGTGGAGTACCAGACGGCGAACCGTCACTACGCGCACGTCGACTGTCCGGGTCACGCCGACTACGTGAAGAACATGATCACGGGCGCGGCGCAGATGGACGGCGCCATCCTGGTGGTGTCGGCGGCGGACGGCCCGATGCCGCAGACGCGTGAGCACATCCTGCTGGCGCGCCAGGTCGGCGTTCCGTACATCGTGGTCTTCCTGAACAAGGTCGACCTGCTGGACGACCCCGAGCTGCGCGAGCTGGTGGAGATGGAGGTTCGCGACCTGCTCAAGAAGTACGAGTTCCCGGGCGATACCATCCCCATCATCCCTGGGTCCGCCGTGAAGGCGCTCGAGGGCGACACGAGCGACATCGGCGAGCCGGCCATCCTGAAGCTGATGGCGGCGGTGGACAGCTACATCCCGACCCCGCAGCGCGCGACGGACAAGCCCTTCCTGATGCCGGTGGAGGACGTGTTCTCCATCGCCGGCCGTGGAACGGTGGCGACGGGCCGCGTGGAGCGCGGCAAGATCAAGGTCGGCGAGGAAGTTGAAGTCGTCGGTCTGCGTCCGACGCAGAAGACGGTCGTGACGGGCGTGGAGATGTTCCGCAAGCTGCTCGACGAGGGCATGGCCGGCGACAACATCGGCGCGCTGGTCCGCGGCCTGAAGCGTGAGGACATGGAGCGCGGCCAGGTGATTGCGAAGCCGGGCAGCATCACCCCGCACACCAAGTTCAAGGCGCAGATCTACGTCCTGTCGAAGGAAGAGGGTGGTCGTCACACCCCGTTCTTCAAGGGCTACCGTCCCCAGTTCTACTTCCGCACGACGGACGTGACGGGAACGGTGAAGCTGCCGGACAACGTGGAGATGGTGATGCCGGGCGACAACATTGCCATCGAGGTTGAGTTGATCACCCCCGTGGCGATGGAGAAGGAGCTGCGTTTCGCCGTCCGCGAGGGTGGCCGCACGGTGGGCGCCGGCGTCGTTGCCGAGGTCGTCGAGTAA
- the rlmB gene encoding 23S rRNA (guanosine(2251)-2'-O)-methyltransferase RlmB — protein MRERPSRGGRGEREGGDSSLRHVYGVNPVLEALRARPDEVERLYVVEGQLAAKAAGELLSRARDAGVRVEKVTRERIAALADGGVHQGVVLELRGFKYAELEDILDAAKASKKPPLVVVLDGIQDPHNLGAIIRSAHALGAHGVVIAKDRAVQVTGTVAKASAGAVEHCLVARVVNISRALEELKEAGLWVAAADVGAQEPMWNARLDGPLALVVGAEGPGVREGVLKHCDHRLRIPMTGQVGSLNASVSAGILLYEVARQRGSPSRS, from the coding sequence ATGCGTGAACGTCCCTCCCGAGGTGGTCGAGGCGAGCGTGAAGGTGGAGACTCCTCCTTGCGCCACGTCTATGGCGTGAATCCGGTGCTCGAGGCCCTGCGGGCTCGGCCGGATGAGGTGGAGCGGCTGTACGTCGTGGAGGGACAGCTGGCGGCCAAGGCCGCGGGGGAGCTGCTCAGTCGCGCCCGCGATGCGGGCGTCCGCGTGGAGAAGGTGACGCGCGAACGCATCGCGGCGCTTGCGGATGGCGGTGTGCACCAGGGCGTGGTGTTGGAGCTCCGGGGCTTCAAGTACGCGGAGCTGGAGGACATCCTCGACGCCGCCAAGGCGAGCAAGAAGCCTCCGCTCGTGGTGGTGCTGGACGGAATCCAGGACCCGCACAACCTGGGTGCCATCATCCGCTCGGCCCATGCGTTGGGCGCCCACGGGGTGGTCATTGCCAAGGACCGGGCCGTTCAGGTGACGGGCACGGTGGCCAAGGCTTCGGCCGGGGCCGTCGAGCACTGCTTGGTGGCGCGCGTCGTGAACATCTCCCGGGCGCTGGAGGAGCTGAAGGAAGCAGGGCTCTGGGTCGCGGCGGCGGACGTGGGGGCTCAGGAACCGATGTGGAACGCCCGGTTGGATGGCCCGCTGGCCCTGGTCGTGGGGGCCGAAGGCCCGGGTGTTCGCGAAGGCGTCCTCAAGCACTGTGACCACCGCCTGCGGATTCCCATGACGGGTCAGGTCGGTTCACTCAATGCGTCCGTTTCGGCCGGCATTCTGCTATATGAGGTCGCCCGGCAGCGAGGGAGCCCCTCCCGTTCGTAG
- a CDS encoding RimK family alpha-L-glutamate ligase → MKVTLLSRSASIPSTRRLVEAGRARGHQMRVLNPLRVQMHLDGGGSATLYYDRKKLAPTEVVLPRIAQSISTYGLAVVNQFALGGVPLVNHAQAIAQSRSKMRSLQLLSAHGIAIPATVMARDAAHLKEMVGLVGGVPVLVKLLQGQEKHGVMVCESLQSLEAALEAVLGLGHNLVMQEYVKSTSQDVRVLVVGGKAVAAVRRRPRPGRLAHTLIKGARLEAMELSPGQRATAEKATRLVGLEVAAVDLLDVEGHSKVFEVNSSPALPEMEAATGLDLATPIILRAEELVAGAEPVSVPDLIPPLPLSEPALPPTPAPRGKRASRTPTRGSGGA, encoded by the coding sequence ATGAAAGTCACCCTCCTCTCGCGCTCCGCTTCCATTCCGTCCACTCGACGCCTTGTCGAGGCGGGGCGTGCCCGAGGTCACCAGATGCGGGTGCTCAACCCGCTTCGGGTGCAGATGCACCTGGATGGGGGGGGGAGTGCGACGCTCTATTACGACCGCAAGAAGCTGGCGCCCACGGAGGTGGTGTTGCCGCGGATTGCGCAGTCCATCAGCACCTACGGCCTGGCGGTGGTGAACCAGTTCGCGCTGGGAGGCGTGCCGCTCGTCAACCATGCCCAGGCCATCGCGCAGTCGCGCAGCAAGATGCGCTCACTGCAGCTGTTGTCGGCCCATGGCATCGCCATACCCGCGACGGTGATGGCTCGGGACGCCGCTCACCTCAAGGAGATGGTGGGACTGGTGGGCGGAGTCCCCGTGCTCGTGAAGCTCCTGCAAGGGCAGGAGAAACACGGGGTGATGGTGTGTGAGAGCCTCCAGTCGCTGGAGGCCGCGCTCGAGGCGGTCCTGGGCCTGGGCCACAATCTCGTGATGCAGGAATACGTGAAGAGCACGAGCCAGGACGTGCGGGTGCTCGTCGTGGGGGGCAAGGCGGTGGCCGCCGTCAGGCGCCGGCCGAGGCCCGGGCGGCTTGCTCACACGCTCATCAAGGGAGCACGGCTGGAAGCGATGGAGCTGTCGCCCGGTCAAAGAGCCACGGCGGAGAAGGCCACGAGGCTGGTGGGATTGGAGGTGGCGGCGGTGGACCTGCTGGACGTGGAGGGCCACTCGAAGGTCTTCGAGGTGAACAGTTCACCCGCGTTGCCAGAGATGGAGGCCGCGACGGGATTGGACCTGGCCACACCCATCATCCTGCGAGCCGAGGAGTTGGTGGCTGGAGCAGAGCCGGTGTCCGTCCCGGACCTCATCCCTCCGCTGCCCCTTTCGGAACCTGCTCTACCGCCGACTCCCGCGCCTCGCGGAAAGCGTGCGAGCCGCACGCCCACCCGAGGGAGTGGGGGGGCGTGA